TGGGGGGCGGGAACCCCCTTTTTGCAAAAAGGGGGTTCCCGCCCCCCACATAGCCTACTCCACTTCCCAGTGCGCCAAGGTCTGGTTGTCGGGGTGCGCTTCGCGCAGGCGGCGCAGTTCTTCGGTCAGGCGGCGTTTCTGGCCCAGTCGGGCGAGTTCTTCGAGCAGCACGATATCGGGGCCCATGTCGCCAGGGGCGGCGGTGGCACGCATTTGGGCCACTTGTTTTTCGACGGCGTCCAGGTCGGCGCGTTCGTCGTCGCTCAAGGTTTTGTCCTCGGGCACAGCGACGTCGCGGGTGCGGACCTGGGCGGTGGCCTGTTCGCCGGCCTGGGTCAGGATGGACGAGGCTTGGCCGCCGGCGGGCTTGGCGCGCAGCGGCAGCTTGTCGATGACGGGCGGGGTGTCGCTGTCGGCGCTTTGGCCCCCGTCGGCGGTGATGACCACCTGGGCCGGGCCGGTCCAGGTTTCGCGCACGCCTTTTTGCAGGAAGGCGAGCTGGACGTCCGCGCCGCGCGGCAGGTCGAGCCGTTCGCCTTCGCGCAACCGGGTGAAGACCTCCAGGGGCTTTTTCGGTCCGTCGACGGGCGACAGGGTGGCTTTGCCGTTTAGGGCGGAGACGAGGCACACGAGGCGCGGGGCTTCGGCCGAGACCGGCGTGCACAGGGCCGCCAGCAGCAATGCGGTGAGAAGGAGTGTACGGCGATGCATGATCGCTCCTTTTATTGGTCGGCCAGCCCGAGGATTTCCAGGGCCGGCACGGGTTCGCTCTTGCCTTTCACTTGGGCTTGTTCGGCGCGTCCCGTCAAGATGCCGGGACCGGCCAGATCGACGGTGGTCCGGCTGGCCACCACCGGGCAGCCCATGACCTTGGTGAAGCCTTCCAGGCGCGAGGCGGTGTTGACGGTGTCGCCGATGACCGTGAAATCGAGACGCTGGCGCGAGCCGATGTTGCCGACGACGGCCGGGCCGCTATGGAGTCCCACGCCGATGCGGAATTCCCAGTCCCCGAGCTTGGGGAAGCGTTGCCGCATCCAGCCCTGGAATTCCCGGGCCGCGTCCACCATGCCGAGCGCCGTGGCCAGGGCCTGCCGGGCGTGGGTGGGATCGGCCAGGGGCGCGCCGAACACGGCCATGACCGCGTCGCCGATGAATTTGTCGATCATGCCGCCGTGGGCCAGGATGATGTCGCAGACCTTGGAGAAGTAGGCGTTTAGCAGCTCGACGACTTCCTGCGCCGAGAGCTTCTCGCTCAAGGTCGTGAAATTGCGGATGTCGGAAAAAAGGATGGTGACCGTGGCCAGCGATCCGCCCGGGGCCGGGGGCTGGCCGCTTTTGAGGATGCCGGCGATGGCCGCCTCGGACACGTATTTGCCGAAGGCGTGGCGGATGTGGGCCTTTTCGCGTTCGCCGCGCGTCAGCCGCATGGCATTGGCTCCGGCCCAGGTCAGCGTGAGCCCGATGTCGAGCCCGGCCAGGGGCATAAGCCAGCCCGTGCGAAAAAGGCCGTAGCCCAGCCCGAACGAGGCCAGGCCGCAACCCATGGTCGCCAGCACCGACCGGCCGGGGCCGAGCTTGGCGCAGGCCAGGGCGCAAAGAACCAGAAACGGCAGCCATAGGGCGGCGGCGGGGATGCGGCCCATGGTCTTGAGGCTGCGACCGGTCAAAAGCGCTTCCACGATGTTGGCGTGGATTTCCGGGCCGGGCATGAACTCCTTGGGCGCGCCGAAAAGCGGCAGGGAGTAGGGCGAGGCCAGCCGGTCGTGGGCGCCGTGGATGTCGATGCCGAGGATGACCACCTTGCCGGCCAGCGCCTTCACTTCGGGATCGTCGGCCGCGTCCTTGGCCAGGAGCCTGGCAAAGCTTATGTGCTTGAAGGTTTCGGGCGGACCGGAAAAGGCAATGGGGCGCGGGGCCAGTGCCGCTGTCGTATCGATGCCGGCCAGTCCCGGGGCCTTGGGATCGGCTTTTTGGGCCAGGGCGGCGGCGAAGGACAGCCTGGGCTCCCCCTTGGAATAGAGCGCCGGGGCGAAGCGGCGCACCACGCCGTCGCGGTCGAGCGGCACGTTGGTGAGCCCAAGGTCCGCCTCGTGCCCGGGCAGGGCGATCAGGTAATCGGCCGCCGGCAGGCTGAAGGCCGGTTCGCCGGACTCGGTGGAGACGCTGGCGGCCAGGATGACCTTGCCCTTGGCCAGCTCCAGCATGAAGTCGCGGTCGAAGTCGCGGCTGGCATCGGACCCGATCATGTCCATCCAGGTGACCGGCGAAAGGGCCGGCTGGATGTCCAGGCCCACAGCCGCCACGCCCACCTTGCGCAGTGTGGCCAGGATCTTCGCGTACAGCGGTCCCCAAAAGACCAGCGGTCGGTCCGGTTCGGCGGCCAGCGCCTCGTCGTCGAGCAGGGCCACGGCCACGCGCGCGGGCTCGTGGCGCTTGCCGGCAATGACGTGCCACAGATCCGAGTTCCAGGCGTCGACGCGTTTGGCCGGCTCCAGCGAGGAAAAAAACAGCCCCGCCGTCACGGCGGCGAGGAGCAGGCAGACATAAAAAACTGGTTTGAAATGCATGGCGGTTCCGCGAGTTGCCGGCCCAAAGACCGGCGGGTGGGGATGGCCCGGACGGGCGACGGAGTCCTTTTCGCGCGAACGGCTGCCGGCGTCCACGAAAAAATGCGTCCTTGCCCGCTGTTGCGGCCAAACGTTTTTGCGGCGGACGGCTTGCTTAAGAAACCGGAGTGCTCCACAATCGCCATGACTTGCACCCGCCGCCTCGCGGCAGCGGTCGAAAAGGAGGAATTCATGCGTATTGCCGACGAGATGACGCAACTGACGGGCCATACCCCCATGGTCTGGCTGACCCGGCTGGCCGAGGGCTGCGTGGCCCGGGTGGCGGCCAAGCTCGAATCGTTCAATCCTTGCTCCTCGGTCAAGGACCGCATCGGCGTGGCCATGATCCAGGCCGCCGAGCGCGACGGCCGCGTACGCCCCGGCACGGTCATCGTCGAACCCACCTCGGGCAACACCGGCGTCGGGCTGGCCTTTATGTGCGCCGTTCGCGGCTACAAGCTCGTCCTGACCATGCCGGAGTCCATGAGCGTGGAACGCCGGGCGCTTTTGCGCGGCTTCGGGGCCGAACTGATCCTGACCCCGGCGGCCCAGGGCATGCGCGGGGCCGTGACCCGGGCCGAGGAACTCGTGGCCGAGCTGCCCGACGCCTTCATGCCCATGCAGTTTTCCAACCCGGCCAACCCCGAAGCCCATTACCGGACGACCGGCGTCGAAATCTGGGAAGACACCGACGGGCTGGTGGACATCTTCGTGGCCGGCGTGGGCACCGGCGGGACGCTGACGGGCGTGGCCAAGGCGCTCAAAGAGCGCAAGCCGGCGGTGCGGGCCGTGGCCGTGGAGCCCGCCACCTCGCCCGTGCTTTCCGGCGGCAAGCCGGGACTGCACGCCATCCAGGGCATCGGGGCCGGATTCGTGCCCGAAGTGCTGGACATGGGCGTGGTCGACGAGGTCTTTCCCGTGGAAAACGAGGCCGCCATCACCACGGCCAAATGCCTCATGCGCGAGGAAGGCATTTTGTGCGGCATCTCGTCGGGCGCCAACGCCCAGGCGGCGATCAGCATCGCCAGGCGCCCGGAAAACGCCGGCAAGATCGTCGTGTTCGTGGTGTGCGACACCGGCGAACGCTACCTGTCCACACCGCTTTTCGCCGAGGAGGCCTGATCGCCGTGAGCCCCATCCCCCAGCCGCCGCGCCGCAAGCCTTCGCCCGTGGAATGGGTGGCCGAGATGCTGTGCGAGGAATCTTCCTATCGCACGGTCTACCACCGGCCCCTGCACGACGAGCCCATGCCGGCCATCAAGACCCTGGCCGAACTCATGGAACGCCTGCGGGCCGTCATCTTTCCGGGTTATTTCGGCCATTCCGACATCACTCCGGAAAACATGCGCTTTCATATCGGAGCCAATCTCGACGCCATTTTTCGGTTGCTCACCGAT
The sequence above is a segment of the Solidesulfovibrio fructosivorans JJ] genome. Coding sequences within it:
- a CDS encoding adenylate/guanylate cyclase domain-containing protein, translating into MHFKPVFYVCLLLAAVTAGLFFSSLEPAKRVDAWNSDLWHVIAGKRHEPARVAVALLDDEALAAEPDRPLVFWGPLYAKILATLRKVGVAAVGLDIQPALSPVTWMDMIGSDASRDFDRDFMLELAKGKVILAASVSTESGEPAFSLPAADYLIALPGHEADLGLTNVPLDRDGVVRRFAPALYSKGEPRLSFAAALAQKADPKAPGLAGIDTTAALAPRPIAFSGPPETFKHISFARLLAKDAADDPEVKALAGKVVILGIDIHGAHDRLASPYSLPLFGAPKEFMPGPEIHANIVEALLTGRSLKTMGRIPAAALWLPFLVLCALACAKLGPGRSVLATMGCGLASFGLGYGLFRTGWLMPLAGLDIGLTLTWAGANAMRLTRGEREKAHIRHAFGKYVSEAAIAGILKSGQPPAPGGSLATVTILFSDIRNFTTLSEKLSAQEVVELLNAYFSKVCDIILAHGGMIDKFIGDAVMAVFGAPLADPTHARQALATALGMVDAAREFQGWMRQRFPKLGDWEFRIGVGLHSGPAVVGNIGSRQRLDFTVIGDTVNTASRLEGFTKVMGCPVVASRTTVDLAGPGILTGRAEQAQVKGKSEPVPALEILGLADQ
- the cysK gene encoding cysteine synthase A produces the protein MRIADEMTQLTGHTPMVWLTRLAEGCVARVAAKLESFNPCSSVKDRIGVAMIQAAERDGRVRPGTVIVEPTSGNTGVGLAFMCAVRGYKLVLTMPESMSVERRALLRGFGAELILTPAAQGMRGAVTRAEELVAELPDAFMPMQFSNPANPEAHYRTTGVEIWEDTDGLVDIFVAGVGTGGTLTGVAKALKERKPAVRAVAVEPATSPVLSGGKPGLHAIQGIGAGFVPEVLDMGVVDEVFPVENEAAITTAKCLMREEGILCGISSGANAQAAISIARRPENAGKIVVFVVCDTGERYLSTPLFAEEA